The proteins below come from a single Methanofastidiosum sp. genomic window:
- a CDS encoding response regulator yields MSEKIYKILIIDDEIMVLDALKKTLERSKQFKSDIFLVDSPSKAMDIAKNQNFDIVISDYKMPKMSGVEILTKIKEMNPDTVRILITGYSDLEIAREAINKAAVHNYIEKPWDNENIRNIVYSAIKEVEAKKEPDLSLERLLSSDNAGTLVNALISLEEVKEYSHTVLRKDEDRLPQIEELTKKLDILSKYDYLRKEEKSPVVFKCPICSSYDYRVIIKCPVCASDYLEKGDVIEHYSCGHVDMYSLFEKGINLTCPKCDENLRQIGEDYRKVGNWIHCRKCGEFFGDGNLNLVCNSCGSASSVNQTEWEFEKRIIPNKERLGQISTKLEVINGIKKMAEEKGLFFAQNMEIKDNGKEHKYDVLVFQKDPIMTKEDNPPIFFADIGIDKAGIFKEKLKEYYERNKDLSNKNLYFIAHPFLSNDSKTLSEKYKIQAIETKKLNETLNQIFGKISANSKINKKIM; encoded by the coding sequence TTGTCAGAAAAAATATATAAAATTTTGATTATTGACGATGAAATAATGGTTCTTGATGCGCTAAAAAAGACTTTAGAAAGATCAAAACAATTTAAGAGCGATATCTTTTTAGTAGATAGCCCTTCGAAAGCCATGGATATCGCGAAAAATCAGAACTTTGATATAGTTATATCCGACTATAAGATGCCAAAAATGAGCGGGGTAGAGATTCTAACTAAAATTAAAGAAATGAATCCAGATACTGTAAGGATACTTATAACTGGTTACTCTGACCTTGAGATAGCAAGAGAAGCGATCAATAAGGCAGCTGTCCACAATTACATTGAAAAACCTTGGGACAATGAAAATATAAGAAACATTGTTTATTCTGCTATTAAGGAAGTTGAAGCTAAAAAGGAGCCAGATCTTAGTTTAGAGAGATTATTAAGTTCAGACAATGCAGGGACTTTAGTTAATGCTTTAATATCTTTGGAAGAAGTTAAAGAATATTCCCACACTGTCCTTAGAAAAGATGAGGATAGACTCCCACAAATCGAAGAACTGACAAAAAAGCTTGACATATTATCAAAATATGATTACTTAAGAAAAGAAGAAAAATCACCAGTTGTCTTTAAATGTCCAATATGTTCCTCATACGACTACAGGGTTATTATTAAGTGCCCAGTATGCGCATCAGATTATTTAGAAAAGGGAGATGTTATCGAACATTATTCATGTGGACATGTCGATATGTATTCCTTATTTGAGAAAGGAATAAATCTTACTTGCCCCAAGTGCGATGAAAATCTTAGACAAATAGGAGAAGATTACCGAAAGGTAGGAAACTGGATACATTGCAGGAAATGCGGAGAATTTTTTGGCGATGGGAATCTCAATCTAGTTTGTAACTCATGCGGAAGTGCTTCTTCAGTTAATCAAACTGAGTGGGAATTTGAAAAAAGAATAATTCCAAATAAAGAACGTTTGGGACAGATTAGCACAAAATTAGAAGTTATTAATGGCATAAAGAAAATGGCTGAAGAAAAAGGATTGTTCTTTGCCCAGAATATGGAAATTAAAGATAATGGCAAAGAGCACAAATATGATGTTCTTGTTTTCCAAAAAGACCCAATCATGACAAAAGAAGATAATCCACCAATATTTTTTGCAGATATTGGAATTGACAAAGCAGGAATATTCAAAGAAAAACTTAAAGAATACTATGAGAGAAATAAAGATCTTTCCAATAAGAATCTCTATTTTATAGCCCATCCATTTTTATCGAATGATTCAAAAACTCTAAGTGAAAAATATAAAATTCAGGCCATTGAAACAAAAAAATTAAATGAGACATTGAATCAAATATTTGGAAAAATCTCTGCTAATTCAAAAATTAATAAGAAAATAATGTAG